Proteins from a genomic interval of Crassostrea angulata isolate pt1a10 chromosome 7, ASM2561291v2, whole genome shotgun sequence:
- the LOC128192118 gene encoding uncharacterized protein LOC128192118 isoform X2, with protein sequence MDIILIILLYVSSYVAGDTIPTSRPSMSRFYSTSGYEGDTMKFVCYLSSLGDPPVVWSWFCGDEQMMSDITNSTTYTYLSFPLLWKYHQKVCYCRATSPSTSLVYNETSSNRYILNVYHPPPTKPMIYALSSSTVRSVESIQAKCNLSSLGYPQISWRWFCGNQAPISGTSVQLESYLNLNINFDDKTIGCRCRGTSSSSYYQYDEFSDVIEFTIFYIPDDPPAVITLTPMTVRVGEDVGLVCSVSQLRDPDVSWGWFCGKQKLPSNRVEQTGSTSKIIFRAEMNYHQQYCYCKLNQSLYHYVAYSNAKKLTITSDDATQCLSPVAFGTTTSILLAIIVALSTVVVLQCLRKKKYSIRETRSNDEMSLQNPVYTNEPYEELQTNRGRK encoded by the exons ATGGATATAATACTGATAATCCTGCTGTATGTGAGTTCATATGTTGCTGGAGAca CCATTCCAACATCTAGACCATCAATGTCACGCTTTTATTCGACAAGTGGTTATGAGGGGGATACAATGAAATTCGTGTGTTATCTGTCTTCTCTTGGTGATCCCCCTGTCGTATGGAGCTGGTTTTGTGGTGACGAGCAAATGATGAGTGATATTACAAATTCAACTACCTATACCTACCTGTCTTTCCCGCTGTTGTGGAAATACCATCAGAAAGTTTGCTACTGTAGAGCGACATCGCCATCTACTTCATTGGTCTATAACGAGACTTCATCAAACAGATATATACTCAATGTCTATC ATCCTCCTCCAACTAAACCGATGATATATGCTCTGTCTTCTTCAACTGTCCGATCTGTAGAGAGCATACAAGCCAAATGCAATTTAAGTTCCCTTGGTTATCCACAAATTTCATGGAGGTGGTTCTGTGGTAATCAAGCTCCAATATCCGGTACGAGTGTTCAGTTAGAGTCATATCTAAACTTGAATATAAACTTTGATGACAAAACTATCGGATGTAGATGCAGAGGAACATCTTCGAGCTCTTACTATCAATATGATGAGTTTTCCGATGTCATTGAATTTACTATTTTCT ATATTCCTGACGACCCACCTGCTGTTATTACTTTAACACCAATGACTGTAAGAGTAGGGGAAGACGTAGGCCTTGTTTGTTCGGTATCCCAACTGAGAGATCCAGACGTTTCATGGGGCTGGTTTTGTGGAAAACAAAAGCTTCCAAGCAACAGAGTAGAGCAAACTGGATCCAcgtcaaaaatcattttccgAGCAGAGATGAATTATCATCAACAGTACTGTTACTGCAAACTAAACCAGTCGCTATATCATTATGTTGCGTACTCCAACGCGAAGAAGTTAACCATTACTT CGGATGATGCCACTCAATGTCTTTCTCCTGTGGCATTTGGTACAACCACTAGTATTTTACTAGCCATCATCGTTGCTCTCTCCACTGTTGTTGTCCTGCAGTGTTTGCGGAAGAAAAAATACA gTATACGAGAAACAAGATCaaa CGACGAAATGAGTCTTCAAAATCCTGTATATACAAATGAACCTTACGAAGAACTTCAAACGAACAGGG gaagaaaataa
- the LOC128192118 gene encoding uncharacterized protein LOC128192118 isoform X1, translating into MDIILIILLYVSSYVAGDTIPTSRPSMSRFYSTSGYEGDTMKFVCYLSSLGDPPVVWSWFCGDEQMMSDITNSTTYTYLSFPLLWKYHQKVCYCRATSPSTSLVYNETSSNRYILNVYHPPPTKPMIYALSSSTVRSVESIQAKCNLSSLGYPQISWRWFCGNQAPISGTSVQLESYLNLNINFDDKTIGCRCRGTSSSSYYQYDEFSDVIEFTIFYIPDDPPAVITLTPMTVRVGEDVGLVCSVSQLRDPDVSWGWFCGKQKLPSNRVEQTGSTSKIIFRAEMNYHQQYCYCKLNQSLYHYVAYSNAKKLTITSDDATQCLSPVAFGTTTSILLAIIVALSTVVVLQCLRKKKYSIRETRSNDEMSLQNPVYTNEPYEELQTNRGKY; encoded by the exons ATGGATATAATACTGATAATCCTGCTGTATGTGAGTTCATATGTTGCTGGAGAca CCATTCCAACATCTAGACCATCAATGTCACGCTTTTATTCGACAAGTGGTTATGAGGGGGATACAATGAAATTCGTGTGTTATCTGTCTTCTCTTGGTGATCCCCCTGTCGTATGGAGCTGGTTTTGTGGTGACGAGCAAATGATGAGTGATATTACAAATTCAACTACCTATACCTACCTGTCTTTCCCGCTGTTGTGGAAATACCATCAGAAAGTTTGCTACTGTAGAGCGACATCGCCATCTACTTCATTGGTCTATAACGAGACTTCATCAAACAGATATATACTCAATGTCTATC ATCCTCCTCCAACTAAACCGATGATATATGCTCTGTCTTCTTCAACTGTCCGATCTGTAGAGAGCATACAAGCCAAATGCAATTTAAGTTCCCTTGGTTATCCACAAATTTCATGGAGGTGGTTCTGTGGTAATCAAGCTCCAATATCCGGTACGAGTGTTCAGTTAGAGTCATATCTAAACTTGAATATAAACTTTGATGACAAAACTATCGGATGTAGATGCAGAGGAACATCTTCGAGCTCTTACTATCAATATGATGAGTTTTCCGATGTCATTGAATTTACTATTTTCT ATATTCCTGACGACCCACCTGCTGTTATTACTTTAACACCAATGACTGTAAGAGTAGGGGAAGACGTAGGCCTTGTTTGTTCGGTATCCCAACTGAGAGATCCAGACGTTTCATGGGGCTGGTTTTGTGGAAAACAAAAGCTTCCAAGCAACAGAGTAGAGCAAACTGGATCCAcgtcaaaaatcattttccgAGCAGAGATGAATTATCATCAACAGTACTGTTACTGCAAACTAAACCAGTCGCTATATCATTATGTTGCGTACTCCAACGCGAAGAAGTTAACCATTACTT CGGATGATGCCACTCAATGTCTTTCTCCTGTGGCATTTGGTACAACCACTAGTATTTTACTAGCCATCATCGTTGCTCTCTCCACTGTTGTTGTCCTGCAGTGTTTGCGGAAGAAAAAATACA gTATACGAGAAACAAGATCaaa CGACGAAATGAGTCTTCAAAATCCTGTATATACAAATGAACCTTACGAAGAACTTCAAACGAACAGGGGTAAATACTAG